CTGCGGCAGGTCGTGCCAGGCAAATGTCGTCCGCAGCGTGGTGTGCCGGTCGGCGACCTCGGTCCAGGCGCGCTCGAATGTGTAGGGATCCAGGTCGCCTTTGAGGTCATAGAGGAACTGGCGCACGTAATTGCTGGGGTCGGGGTCGTACAGCGAATGGAACAGCATGCCTGCCTGCAGCGGAGACAGCGGATAGGCGTCGGCGAGTAGCATGAGGCCGGTCTGGCGCTGCGCCGCGATCGCCAACTGCCGTATTCCGGTACGGTCTAGGCCAGCCAGCTCGAACGGCTCGCGGTGCACCACGGCTGGGGTGGCAGCAGCCACGTCGCGCGAGGGCCCGGCCGCCACGATGGCCGAGGCGAGTTGCGCGATCGTCGGAGCGGCGAACAACTGGCTCGGCTTTACGGCGACGCCCGCTGCCCTGGATCGGGTCGCGACCTGAATGGCGACGAGAGAATCACCGCCGAGGTCGAAGAAGTTGTCCTGTGCGCCGACCTGCTCGAGGCCCAGGACCTCCTTCCAGATGACGGCGAGCGTCTCCTCAACCGGTCCGCGGGGCTCGACCAGGATCGGACCGGTCCGGCAAGCCCGGGGGCCGGGGTCGGGCAGGGCCCGGCGGTCCAACTTGCCGTTGACGGTCAACGGGAGGGCGTCGAGGACGACGATGGATGCCGGAACCATGTAGGCCGGGAGGTGCCTCGCGAGTGCTGCGCGCAGGGCCTCACTGTCGGGGCCGGCGGCGTCCTCGGGTACGACGTAGGCGACGAGCCGCAGGTCACCGGGCCCGTATTCCCGCACCACCGCCGCCGCGTCCCGGACTCCCGGCTGGGCTGCCAGCACCGACTGGACCTCGCCCAGCTCCACGCGATAACCGCGGATCTTGACCTGGTCGTCGATGCGTCCGATGAAGTCCAGCGTGCCGTCCGGCTCCTCGCGGGCGAGGTCTCCACTGCGGTAGCGGCGGGACCCCGGCGGACCGAACGGGTCCGGCACGAAGCGCTCCGCGGTCAGTGCGGGACGGCGCAGATAGCCACGGGCGACGCCTGCACCGCCGATGTAGACCTCTCCCTCCGCTCCCGCTGGCACTGGAAGTCCGTGCTCGTCGAGGAGGTGGATCCACATCTCCCCGAGCGCGCGGCCGATCGGACTGCCGCTCGCGTCCAGGTCGTCCTGGGTGATGCGGTGGTAGGTTGAATAGACGGCGGTTTCCGTGATGCCGTACATGTTGACCAAAGCTGGCCGCTCGAGTCCGAACCGGGAGATCCACGGGTCGAGCTCGGTCGGGTTGAGCCGCTCCCCCGCGAAGACCACGGCGCGCAGGGAGAGTCGCCTAGCCCTCGAATCGGCAGCGGTCGCCGCTGCGGCCAGCGGCCGGAACGCCGAGGGCGTCTGGCACAGCACCGTCACCCGCTCCCGGACCAGCAGGTCCAGGAGGTCGTCCGGAGAGCGGGCGATGTCGAACGGCACGACGACGAGCTGCCCGCCGTGAGCCAGGGCGCCCCACATCTCCCACACGGAGACGTCGAAGGCGTACGAGTGGAACAGGGCCCACACGTCCTCGGGGCCGAAGCCGAAATGTTCGTCGCCCAGGGCAAGGAGCGACCACAGCTGGGAGTGAGTGAGGCACACGCCCTTGGGCCGGCCGGTCGAACCCGAGGTGTACATCGTGTAGGCAAGGGAGCCGGGGCCTGCTCCCTCTGCCGGGTTCTCCGGTGAGCGGCCCGCGATGACCGCGGCGTCGCGGTCGAGCACCACCAGGCGGCCGCCGTATACCTTCTCAAGTCGGTGTGCCGCGTCCGAGGCGGAGATCACTACGGGGCTGGCGGTCTCGTCGAGGATGTATGTCAACCGGTCGACGGGGTGCGCCGGATCTAGAGGTACGTAGGCACCACCGGACTTGAGGACGCCGAGCAGTGCCGGAATCAGATCCGGGCCGCGTTCGAGGCTTACGCCGACGATGGTCTCGGGTCCGACGCCCAGGTCCCGGAGGTGATGGGCGAGGCGGTTGGCCCGCTCGTTCAGCTCTCCGTACGTGAGACGCTCTTCGCCGCACACCACGGCGATCGCATCGGGTGCGCGTCGCACCTGCCGTTCGAACAGCTGGTGCAGACAGGCGTCCGGCGGGAGTTCTCCGGCCGGGGTGTGTCGGCGTGCGGGCTCGTTCGTGCGGCCCACCTTGGAGAGCAGGATGTCCGGGCCCTCGGATAGATCCCTCAGGACCTGCACCAGGTGGTCGAGCACCCGCTGCGCGGTCTCCCCCTCGAATGAGTCGAGTTCGTGGACCAACTGCAGCGAGAGCCCGCGCTCGGCATCGACTTCGAGGAGCAGGGGACACCCCATGTCGGGGGCGACGACATCGTCGTCGACCGGCGGGAATGCGGAGCCAGCCGGGCCACTGCGCGGGGTGAACCTGTCGAAGGCGACGATGCTGTCGAAGAGGGAACTCCCGGCCGGCACACCCGCCCACCGCTGGACGTCCACCAATGCACTGTGCTCGTGCTCCCGCACGGCCAGCAATCGCTCATGCACACCCGACAGGAACTCCCCCACCGACTCCCCGTCATCCACCCGCACCCGCAACGGCACCGTATTCATCAACAGCCCCACCATCCGCTCCACACCAGGAACGTCAGCGAACCGCCCTAACGACACCGAACCGAACACAACATCCGACAACCCGCAATAACGATGCAGAACCAAACCCCACGCCGCCTGCACCACCGAACCCAAAGTCACCCGCAACTCCCGGGCAACCCCCTCCAAACGCCCGACCACCCCCTCATCCACCACACACCGCACCACACCCGAACCACCCACACCCGAACCCCGACCCCCAAGAACCAATGGAGTCGGCAACGACACCCCACCCAACACACCCCGCCAGAACTCCTCATCCGCCCCCACATCACGCAACCCCAACCACTCCACAAACCCCCGGTACGACACCGGCGCGGCGAGCGCTGTCTCCTCACGGCCCGCCGCGATCTCCGCGTACCGGGTGAAGAGTTCGTCGAGGACAAGCGAGATGCTCCAGCCGTCGAGCAACAAGTGCTGCACGGTCCAGACGAGCCGGTGCCGGCCTTGGGGCAGCATGACGAGGGCGAGCCGATGCGCGGGCGCGGCCGGGCCGAGGACACAGCGGTCCATCTCCGCCAGGAGGGTCTCGCGCAGTCCCGTGGCGGAATCTGTGGTCCCGGTCAGATCCACGATGGTCACGGGGCGGTCGAGCTCGCGGTGGACGATAAGGAGCGGCCTGGGCACGCCGTCGATCACGCAGGTGGTGCGCAGTGCATCGTGTCGGCGCGCCACGTCGGTCCATGCCCGGCCGAGTGCGTCAGGGTCGATGTCCGCCGGGGTCTCGAAGGTGAACTGGCGCAGGTAGCCACGGGACCCGGTTTCGTCCAGCGAGTGGAAGAGCATACCCGACTGAAGGGGAGACAGTGGGTGAATGTCCACTACGCCGTCGGCAGTGACCTGCGGGTGAACGGCTGCTATCCGGCGGAAGAGAGCGCCGAGTTGCTGAGCGTCGAGTCCGGAGCGCGGAAAACGGCCCTTGGCGGTCCGGGGTTCCGGTGCGGGCGCCGGCGAGGCCTCGCGGACCGACCGGCCGGCCGTCACGGCAGCCAATCCCGCCACAGTATGGTGCGCAAAGACGTCGTGCGCAGTCATCCGGTATCCCGCCTCACCCGCCCGTGCGGCGACCCGCATTGCGAGGAGAGAGTCACCGCCCAAGGCGAAGAAGTCGTCTTCGACACCGATTCCTTCGGCCCCGAGGGCGTCGGCGAAGATGCCCGCAAGCTGCCGTTCCGCGGCGGTGCGGGGTGCACGACGGACGGCGGTGTCGCCAGTGGGCTCCGGCGCCGGCAACCTGAGATGGTCGGGCTTGTGGTTCTGGTTGAGCGGGATCTCCTCGAGGAGGCGGAAGCTCGCCGGCACCATGTAGGGGGGGAGCTGGCGCACGAGCCACTGGCGCAGGTCCGCCTCGTCGAGCGGCGTTTCCGGATGGGGCACCAGGTACGCGGCGAGGCGCTTGCCGGCGGTCGGATGGTCCCACGGGACCACCACCGCTTGCCGTACCGCAGGGTGTCCGACGAGCGCTGCCTCGACCTCGCCGGGTTCGACCCGGTAGCCACGGATCTTGACCTGGTTGTCCAACCGTCCCAAGAATGTGAGCTGTCCGTCGGGGCGTCGGCACACCCGGTCGCCTGTCCGGTACATGCGGGCGCCCGGGGCAGCGGCGAACGGGTCGGGGAGAAACCTGCCCGCCGTCAGCGCCGGTTCGCCGAGGTAGCCGCGGGCAAGCCTGTCGCCTCCGACGAACAGCTCGCCGGAGGTGCCCGGGGGCACCAGCTCCAGCCGTTCATCGAGCACGTAGCACGACGTCCCTGCGACGGGGCTGCCGATGGGCAGCGACAACCGGGAGTCGTCCCAGGCCGATGCGTGCGACGCCGTGCTGATCACCGAGTTCTCGGTTGGTCCGTAGACGTTGACCAGGTCGGTGCCGGGGAGTTCCCGTGCCATTCGGCGCGCCGCGCGGACCGGCAGCACGTCACCGCCCACCAGGAGTTTGCGTAGACCGGACAGCGCTTCCAGGTGGTGGTCGACAACCACAGCGAAGAGAGCGGGCGTCAGTCCAGCCACGGTGACGTCCGGTTGTGCGAGCCGATCCGCGAGGTTGTCGAGCGACTGGGCACCAGGCTCGAGGGTCACCACCTTCCCGCCGGTGAGCAGGGCGCTCCAAACCATGTACACACTGGGGTCGAAGGCGATGGTCAGGTGCCATAGCATGCCGTCGTCGGCACCGATCCGGAGGGATCCGGGTCGCAGCACGGTGCCCAGCACCCCACGGTGCGGGACTCCGACGGCCTTCGGGTCGCCGGTCGAGCCCGACGTGAAGATGACGTATGCCAGGTCGGAGTCGAGGTCGGCCGGCTGCGCCATCGGCACATCCCGGCCGTCCTGCCCATTCCGGATCAGGTCGGGCACCGGGTGCACACGGAAGTCCGGCGACCCGCCGCGGACAGCAGGGCCGGCGGTGACCAGGTGCCGCGCTCCGGCCACTGACAGCATGTGCGCGATGCGGTCGTCCGGGAACATGGGGTCCAGGGGAACGTAGTGCCCCCCCGCCACGAGGATTCCGGCCATCGCGGCGACGGCCTCGTAGCCGGCGGTGCCAAGGAGCCCAACCGCGTCACCGGGCCGGACGCCGTCGGCGGCCAGCGCGGCGGCGACGGCCCGGCTGTCAGACCATAGTCGGCCGTAGGTGTACTCCTCGGCCCCCTGCACCACTGCCACCCCATCTGGGCGTGCCTCGGCCACGCTCCGCAGGACAGCGTCGATGCGCCGTCCCACTCCCTGGGACCCGTCGTTCTCGGTGCTCGCGGCCGATTCCGCGTTGAGCTCCCGCACCGCCAGTTCGTACTGGTCCCCGGGGAGCGCGGACAGCGAAGACGCCGGTGCATGGGGGGTGTCGGCCAGCCGCGCAAGGACCGAGACGACGTGCTGCAGCATGCGCTTGATCACGTCAGCTTCGAACAGGGCCGTCCGGTACTGGAGGGACAGGTCGATGCCGTCGTCCTGCTCGGTGATGACGAGGGTGAGTTCGAACTGCGCCAGCTCCTGTGGAAGCCAGAGTCGCTCGGCCCGCAGCCCGCCGAACAGCCCGACTCCGCTGTGAGGTTCCTCCTGCTGGATGGCAACCTGGAAGACCGGGGTGCGGTGCGGTATCCGCTCCGGCCGCAGCGCGTCGACGATCTGGGCGAAGGACACGTCCTGTCTGCTGAGGGCAGCGAGGACGGCGGAGCGGGCACTTGAGAGCATTTCACCGCCCGTGGGGTCGCCCGAGAGGTCGACCGGAAGGGGGACAGTGTCGGCGAGCATCCCAACGGTGTCTTCCAGCTCGGTGGTGAAACGTCCGGCGAGAGTGGTTCCTAGGGCGAACCGCTCCTCCCCGCTGTAGCGTCCGAGCACGAGCGAGAAGGCGACCAGCCCCATCGTGAACAAGGTGACCCGGTGCTCGGCCGCCGTTTTGCGCACGGCCAGAGCCAAATCGGGCGCGACGGTCCGTGACAGGCACCCGGCGGCATGGGTCGATGCCGCGGTGCCGGGTCGCTCAGGAAGCAGGTCAAGGGTCGCGGGCAGACCCCGCAGCGCGGCAATCCACTCCTCGAGCGCACGGCTCCCGGCCCCGGTAGACTCCACGCGCCGGCGCGCGTACTCCTCGAAGGGGACCGCACGGGCGGCCGGGGGCGCCGCCCGTCCGGTGACGAGATGGTCGTACGCCGCCGCGATGTCACGTTCGACCAGATGTGCCGACACTCCGTCGAGCACGAGGTGGTGGCCGTTCAGCACCAAGAGGTGCTCGTGGGGTGAGAGCCGGACCAGCAGGGCTCGGACGAGGGGGCCCGCGGTGGTGTCGAACGGCGCGGTGATCTCCGCACGGGCAGCGTCGTGGGCGTGGTCGCGCCGTACACCGTCCGGGCGGTCACTCAGGTCGAGGACGCGGAAGGCGTCCTCGCGGGGTTCTGCCAGCACGAGGCCCGGTTCTGGCTCGGCTCGCACCACCGCCGACAACACCCGGTGGAGACGCAGTACGTCCGCGAAGGCGGTGCGCAACGCTACGACGTCCAGCTGCCCGTGGAGCCACATCGCACGGTTGACGCTGTAGACCGCGTCGCCCTGGAGCAGCTGCTCGTGCAGCCATACCCCGTGCTGCGTCGGGGTCAGGGGGAGGAACGGACCGTCGCACGCACGTGGGCTGCTCTCATCCCGCCCCCCTGCCGAATCCATGCCAGAAGCACTCATTGCAGCCCCCTCACTCCGTGTTCAATTCCAGACAGAACTCAGTGGAACAGGCTCAAACCTCGGCCGATTCCATTCGGAGCCGCAGGCTCAGCGGCCGCATGTCGGTCCACACCGTCTCGATGTGCGCGAGACACTCCTCCTTACTGCCCGACTTCCCTTCCGGTCGCCAGCCGTCCGGAACTTGGCGGCCCTCGAGCCAGATTGAATACTGCTCCTCATGGTTGAGTACGACGATGTACCGTTCCTCGTCGCGGTTTTCCACGGTTCCCTCCTTCATCCCGTCGACCATCGGAGAAGCGGACCCGCCACTGCTGGTTCACCAGTCACCGTTCCACCGGCTCGCATCGCCGGTCAGGGCCGACGGTGCGACGGCCCCGCAGCCCTCGGCCGTCAGAGTGTCGAGGCGGGCCGCGGCCTCCGCGATGGTCGGATGGTCGTGCACGAACTGCAGAGGGAGTTCCGCGCCCGTGAACTCACCGAGCCGCGAGATGATGCGAATGACGTGGAGCGAATTCCCGCCGAGCACGAAGAAATCGTCCTCCACGCCCAGGTCGTCCGTGCCGAGGACGTCCCGCCAGATGCCGAAAAGCACTTCTTCATGACGCGTGCGCGGCGCTAGCCGGATTGAATCCTCGTCACCTTCGGCCGTCTTCTCCATCGTCTCTCCTCATTGCGGGGTTCCCCCATGGGCCGACGAGAAGTTATGTGTGGTCTCTATCGCCGCGCTTTCGGCGAACTATTCGAAAGAGATCGGGGTGGAGACCGGGGAAGTTGATGAGGAGATTCCCCGGTCGAGCCAGAGGACTACGGCGACGAAGCCCATGGCCACTCCTGTCCCGCCGAAAAGCAGGCGGTAGTCCACCAGACCCACCAAAATGGCGCCGAGCCCGATGGCCAGGGCTTGAGGTCCGCTGATGAGAGTGTCCAGGGCAACGGCGGTGCGGCCGAGCAGGTCCGCCGGAGTACGCCGCTGCAGGAGGGTGTTGGTGCCGACCATGGAGATAGGCAGACCCATGCCGATGAGCACGGAGGCAGGCAGCGCCAGCCACAGAGCGGGGTGCACCAACGCAATGCTGCCGAGGGCGAACAGCGCGATCCCGACAGCGACGCAGCCGATCTCCCCGAACCGCCTCACCACACGCGCCGAGGCGAGCCCCCCGGCGACGCCCCCCACTCCCTGTGCCGAGACGAGGACGCCGAGGAAGGCCGCGTCGCGTCCCAGGCCCTGGTCGACGTAGGCGAAATATAGGCTCTCGCCCAGTCCCAGCCCGATCATACTGAGCGCGGAGCAGCACACGACCTTGCGGAGCGCCGGCTCACCCACGAGGTAACGGATTCCCGCACCGACTTCAGACGTCCAGGTCAGACCTCCCGATGTCTGCGGGACCTGCACCACTGTCTCATGCCTGGCCAGCAGCACTCCCGCAACGGCGGCGAAGAGGAAGCACACGGCGCATCCGGCCGCGAGCCTGGCGCCCCCGAGCACGCTGAAGAGCCCGGCGCCGACCAAGGGACCGATCAGGCGGAACGCCTGCTTCACCGTCTGGAGGGCGCTGTTCGCATCGGGCAGCAGGTCGGCAGACACCAGCTCGGGAACGAGGGCGCTGACCGTCGCGCCGAGGACGATGTACGAGAGTCCGTAGCCGGCTGCCACCGCGTAGACGATCCACAGGTCCGGCGCCTGCCGGACGGCGAGCAGCGGCAGCAGCAAGAGTGCTGTGAGCAGGTTCAGCACCACGAAGATCACACGACGGGATATCCGGTCCACGATCCATCCCGCCAGCGGTGCCACCAGCATGGGAGCACTGAGCGCCAGGAACGTCGCACCGGCCAGCCCGTCCGACCCGGTCAGGTCCTTCACCCAGATGCCGAGGGCCAGGATCAGCACCGATTCGGCCAGCATGCTGACCGTGAGGGCCACGAAGAGCGTGCGAAACTCCCGCAGGGCTAACAAGTCCTTCATTCCCTTGCCTCTTCCTCTGTGTCCTTGCCGGCCAGCGGCGCCTCGGCCGGAATGCCCCACCCCATGAGCCGCACGGGCCGGGATCCCTCCGGACGGGCAGCGGGGTCTTCGATGCGGAGCAGATACGGGGCGAACAGCTCCGTTACAGCAGCCCGCAGTTCGTTCAGTTCGTCGGGGGTGCACCAACCCACCGCCTGGTTGAAGAAGCCGGCGTCACGCCACTCGGGCGTCCCGCGCCTGCGTGTGGCGAGCCATTCCCGCAAGGCCCGGTACTCGAGTTCGATCAGCACCTGCGCCGCGGCGTCTCCAGCGCGCGCCAGCTCGGAGCTTTCCTCGCCGGTCCCCCACCGGTGGGCATCGACGACCATGCGCCAGGGTCGCTGACGGCCTCGCCTGCCTTCGACCTCGGCGATGAAGCCGTACTTGTTCAACTGCCTGAGGTGCCAAGAACAGTTGGCCGGACTCTCATCGACGAGCTGTGCCACCTCGGTCGCGGTCAGTGGTCCCTGCAGGGCCACCGCCTCCAGGATGCGAAGGCGCAGCGGATGCGCGATGGCCATCAGGGCACGTGGATCAGTGATGACGCGTGATGGTTGTGCGGACATGCGCGGAGTCTAACTTTCAAAATGGTTCTTTTGAAAGAGCTCTTTTGATACTGCCGTCTCGTGTACTGACGAGTCGGCCGCTTCCCCGGCTGGGCCTGGCTCCCGAGTTGCGCGGAGATCCTGTCCGTCGCGCCCGTCGCCGCGGCCGCCGACCCGGAACATGCCGAATGGCCCCGGATCAGGGCAATAGCGAGCGAGACCACGGGCCACTGGATCACGGCCAGTACGGCTTGAAACGTGCAGGTGCGGCAGATGGGCACCGTGCGGTGACCGTCTGGCGCGGGGTCACCTGCTTCTTTTCTGGCCGGCGTCCCTGGTGCCCGCACCCTCACGTCGACCGCAGCCTCCGTCGTACACCAGTACCGGAAGGTCGCGCGAGAGCGGGCGCCACCCGGGACGCTGTCACGGGCGAAGCAGCAGACGGCGATCCTCGCCCGTGCACTGAGGCACGCGCGCGCTTCCGGGAAGAAGGTAGAACCGCCCACGGCCTTCGGATCGGCTCCACAGACGTGGATTCGCCGCCTTCTCCATCGACCAAACAGGGCGCAAGCACGACGGCACAACCTGCCGTGCCGGTCGCGTACGAGAAAGTCCCATGGCCGCAGCAAGCCCCGGCCTCAGCACTCCCGCCGTACCCGAGTAAGAGAGCAGGATGTGCAACGCCGTGCTCCTTACAGGGAACCATGCGGTACATCGGCGACACGGGCCCTAATAGGACTCCGTTAGGTCTTCCCGTCGGCCCTGTTCGGGAGCATGTTGGGTGGGGTGGACGCACATGAAGTGAACCGTGTCCGGGCGAAGTTGGCATTGTTCGTGGCTGATGTGTTCGCCTCGGTGCCGCGCAAGGACCAGCGGGCCAAGGGCGACTGCTATCTGCGCGGACTGATGCTGGACGGCCGTCGCAAGTCCATTCAGGCCATGGCCTCGCGATTACCGGACGGCAACGAGCAGAACCTGCAGCAGTTCGTGAACCAGTCCACCTGGGATCCGGTGCCGGTGCAGCGGCGGCTCTGTGAGCGGATGCTGCCGCTGATCGATCCGGTGGCCTGGGTGATCGACGACGTGTCGGTGCCCAAGGACGGCCGGCTGTCGGCTGGGGTGGCTCCGCAGTACTGCGGAGCCTTGGGAAAGAGGGCGAACTGCCAGGTCGCGGTCAGCGTCCACGCCGCGACCGATACCGCGTCCTGCCCGCTGCAATGGCGCCTGTTCCTGCCCAAGGACTGGGCGTCGGACACCGCTCGCCGAGCCCTCGCCCGCATCCCGGCGGACGTCACGCACCGCGAGAAGTGGCGCCTCGCCCTGGACATGCTCGACACGCTCGCAGCCTGGGGCATGACGCCTCCGGTCGTGGTGGCCGACGCCGCATACGGCACCAACGCTCACCTGCGGACCGCGCTGTCCGAGCGCGGACTTGCCTACGTCCTGGCCGTCCGGTCGGACGTAAGCGCCCACCCCTTCGAGACGAAGCCCGTCGCTCCGGCCCGCAAGGGGGCCATCGGCTGCTGGCCCCAGCCCGGCTACCGGCAGAGGGCACCGTCGGTGGCAGCCCTGGCCGCCGGCCTCAAGCCGGAGGCCTTCACCCCGCTCACCTGGCG
The nucleotide sequence above comes from Streptomyces cynarae. Encoded proteins:
- a CDS encoding IS701 family transposase translates to MDAHEVNRVRAKLALFVADVFASVPRKDQRAKGDCYLRGLMLDGRRKSIQAMASRLPDGNEQNLQQFVNQSTWDPVPVQRRLCERMLPLIDPVAWVIDDVSVPKDGRLSAGVAPQYCGALGKRANCQVAVSVHAATDTASCPLQWRLFLPKDWASDTARRALARIPADVTHREKWRLALDMLDTLAAWGMTPPVVVADAAYGTNAHLRTALSERGLAYVLAVRSDVSAHPFETKPVAPARKGAIGCWPQPGYRQRAPSVAALAAGLKPEAFTPLTWRHGSRGALRSRFAAVRVRTAGKAVERPVKAAASAEQGWWDGVLPDCWLLIEWPADAEAPTDYWLSNLPADTPIADLVRLAKVRWRIEHDYRELKHGLGLDHFEGRSWPGWHHHVTLVTAAHAFLTEQRLAPKVPGPVSPSTKSSTPSRAS